ATTTCTTTGTCATTTTTAATTCCAATACGATTCATCCCTACATTAATTTCAAGATGCATGCGAAGATTAAGGTTTAGGGCTGTAACTTCGCGAAACCACTGGATTGATGGGATGGTATAAATAAAATGTTCTTTCCCTTGTTCCGCAATAATCTTTGGATCAACATAACTGAAAATCAGAATATCGTAGTTGATTCCTTTATGAACTAATCGTTGTGCCTCATCAATCGATGATACACAAATAAATGGGAGATTTTCCTCTATCATGATGCGACTGCATTCAACATCACCATGACCATATGCATTTGCCTTTACAACGCCAAAAAGCGACTTCCCAGTCACTTCTTGTATTTTATTGATATTGTACGAAAGATTGTCGAGATTTATCGTTGCAATCGTCTCTCTACCATCCATTAAATAATCCTCGAATAGTTATAGCTAATATAAATCGCAAGCAATCTATAGGCAATCCATAAAACTGAATGAATTTCATTTTGCGCCGCATACTTGAAAATAATTTGGTAACTGCTCAAGTCAAAGAGTCCCGCAATCCCCATTACCGTAACAACATCACTCATGACAATCGCAAGGAATGTGAATAAGGCAGCTGCAATTGAAAATTTTATTTGAACACCGCGTCCAAATTTTTGAATTGCAAGTGCGATTAGATAGCCGACCCCCACAATTACGAGTGAAAAGTTGGCTACTTTATTTCTAAAAATTCCAGATACAATTCCTAAGACTACAGCGGATACAAGTCCTACAAGCAGTGCTACATTAAATCTTTGTTTCTGTGTTAATGATCGAGTGTTAAAGATTTCCATTTAGTTTTAGTTCTCCTTTATATCATTTTATGATTAACATAATTAATAAAGTTATCATAAGCGATTCCATTTGTAAATCTCTCACCAAATTCCATTTCAATTTCTTTAAGTAGATTCTGGGTTTTTGAAGCATCTTCTAAATTTTTGATTTTAGTTGCAATCCCATCAAAATCGGACCCGAGTCCAATTTGATTTGTACAGTCCATTTTTCTTAAATATTCAATATGACGTACCAAGTCTGAAATTTGTGTTTCTTTTTCTTCATCGGTTACAAAAGCATCATAATAAACAACATGAATCGGAAAACCATGCTCTACCATTCGGCGAATCTGATTGTCATCTAAATTGCGTCGATGACTCGCGATAGCCTTGACATTAGAATGACTAGCGATTACATGCTTCGCATTATTTAATACATCATCAAATCCCTTCAAGCTAATATGTGATACATCCACAAATAAGTTACGAGCATTTAGTTCTTCAACTACATTAAACCCAAAAGCGGTTAATCCAGCGCCTCTTGGTTCACCAATACCATCACATGCAAGATTCGCATCATTCCATGTCATACCGATTGAAAGAACGCCTTCATCTAAAAGATGTTTCACTTTATTCATATCACTGCCAACACAATCGAGTCCTTCTAAAGTTAGAAACGTTCCGATTTCATCCTCGCCCAAGTTCTCGATATCTTGAAAAGATTTTAACTGAACGACACCTGGAGTTGTAAGTACACGATGCTTATAAGCTTCGATTTGTTCTAAAGCAATTTGATATTTATCATCAAAGTTCAAATCGGGATCAATAAAAATCGCCATAGCTTGAACTTTAGTATTACTGGCTTTTAATTTTTCATAGTTTACATCCAAATCTTCCGAATCTTTAAATTGAAGCGTTTGATCTTGTTGGAGTTTTAAAAGCACATCACAGTGCCAATCAATAATTTTATATTTTTTTGTCATACGCGAGTCGTTCTCCCCCATCTTTTAAAGTTATTTTACCACAAAGTTGGTATCCTGTTTTCACTAACAGTGCATTCATAGCAAGATTGTTTTTGTGGGTATCAATTCTAAGTACTGAATAACCTGCTTTTCCACAAGTACTTTCTATTTCAAGAAATGCCTGTGTCGCTATTTTTTGACCATAGTATGTGGGATCTACCGCAATTCGATGCACTACAGCATATGGACCCTCTTGATGCCACTTTCCTTCTTCAATCGTATCATAATTTTCATCATCACCAAATTGAAGCATAAACGTTCCCACAATATCATGTTCTTTTAAAATAACATAACTGCACGTATCACGTATATCTTTTAAAATTGTATCTACGTTAGGATAACCATTTTGCCATTGATCAATGCCTTTTTCTCGAAAAACGTTCTTCGCTTGTTCGATAATGTTCATGATTTTGGTTAAATCATCCCTGTTTGCTTTTCGAATTCGTAGTGTCATCATTAATCCCTCTTATCTTATTAATTTATAGGTTCAAATTCTTTCATAAAGAAACAATACTCTTAACACCGAGATTTTGTTATAATTGTAGTATGAAAAAAACAAAAAATTATTTACTCTGTATTACTGGTGCAATTATGTTTGCACTCTCTGTTAATCTATTTATTATTCCTGCACAGATTTACAATGGCGGTATGGTGGGGATAGCCCAGTTACTGCGCGATGCCATCCAATATGTCTTTAAATTTGAATTTGGTTTTGATATCGCCGGGATTGTTAATTTATTTTTAAACATTCCATTGCTCGTCTTTGCTTGGTTCAAGTTTTCGCATTCTTTTGTGCGTTATACACTTGTAACTATTGTAACACAAGCAATCTGTTTTACATTAATTCCTGTCCTAAATCAGCCAATTGT
This genomic stretch from Erysipelothrix rhusiopathiae harbors:
- a CDS encoding dipeptidase, with the protein product MTKKYKIIDWHCDVLLKLQQDQTLQFKDSEDLDVNYEKLKASNTKVQAMAIFIDPDLNFDDKYQIALEQIEAYKHRVLTTPGVVQLKSFQDIENLGEDEIGTFLTLEGLDCVGSDMNKVKHLLDEGVLSIGMTWNDANLACDGIGEPRGAGLTAFGFNVVEELNARNLFVDVSHISLKGFDDVLNNAKHVIASHSNVKAIASHRRNLDDNQIRRMVEHGFPIHVVYYDAFVTDEEKETQISDLVRHIEYLRKMDCTNQIGLGSDFDGIATKIKNLEDASKTQNLLKEIEMEFGERFTNGIAYDNFINYVNHKMI
- a CDS encoding GNAT family N-acetyltransferase, with the translated sequence MMTLRIRKANRDDLTKIMNIIEQAKNVFREKGIDQWQNGYPNVDTILKDIRDTCSYVILKEHDIVGTFMLQFGDDENYDTIEEGKWHQEGPYAVVHRIAVDPTYYGQKIATQAFLEIESTCGKAGYSVLRIDTHKNNLAMNALLVKTGYQLCGKITLKDGGERLAYDKKI